A single window of uncultured Methanospirillum sp. DNA harbors:
- a CDS encoding HAD family hydrolase yields the protein MTDLDNTLYDFAAAMERASQAVVTLIGRGDPGDLIRGLIFSPYGVESDKALVEYLNLQGLDDEQVLKSACDEFVKIKNQNVIPFPGVVTGILEIHNAGILIAAVTNASAHHAEERLNLIGVRDLFQLVISPECIGRKKPDTEVYRLAAEMMDCPPHRICVLGDNLVNDIAPAQRLGIYGVHARYGDRLPAEFAGGVVADAVVDHFEDVIPILGVSGQKR from the coding sequence TCAGGCAGTTGTCACACTGATTGGCAGAGGTGATCCTGGAGATCTGATCCGTGGATTGATCTTCTCTCCCTATGGTGTTGAGAGTGATAAGGCGCTTGTAGAATATCTGAACCTGCAGGGCCTCGATGATGAACAGGTTCTCAAATCTGCCTGTGATGAGTTTGTGAAGATAAAAAATCAGAATGTCATTCCGTTTCCCGGTGTCGTTACCGGGATCCTGGAGATACATAATGCAGGGATTTTGATTGCAGCTGTAACTAATGCTTCAGCTCATCATGCAGAAGAGCGGCTCAACCTGATCGGAGTCAGGGATCTGTTTCAACTTGTCATTTCTCCTGAATGTATCGGGAGGAAGAAACCGGACACTGAAGTTTACAGGCTGGCAGCAGAGATGATGGACTGCCCTCCCCATCGGATATGCGTTCTTGGTGATAATCTGGTCAATGATATTGCCCCTGCTCAGCGCTTGGGCATATATGGAGTTCACGCCCGGTACGGCGATCGTCTTCCTGCAGAATTTGCAGGTGGTGTTGTTGCTGACGCTGTAGTCGATCATTTTGAGGATGTTATTCCTATCCTGGGAGTATCTGGCCAAAAAAGGTAG